One genomic region from Metallosphaera tengchongensis encodes:
- a CDS encoding NAD(P)-binding protein: MYLMKLLEPFQIKDVEIRNRVVMSPMISNLATPQGYPTDEHIAYLSRRTSSAGLIITEYTYVNKRDARGSPNEMGLYDDELLPKFSRLTDAIHGRGSKIFVQLVHVGRKTRSNLIWGNSPIAPSPIPILDPVKEMTQDDINRVINDFARASERAERAGFDGIEIHGAHGYLVAQFLSPATNKRKDKYSDGVAFLEELLTEVRRNVSIPVGLRISVTEFDDEGLNPELVSKIVGRVQNKLDYVHLSAGRDGPLGASMPMYWRRPAFLEYAKQFKRPSIPVMLAGSIITLKEAEEALEVADAVVLGRQLLADPDWLPRSVRGEPVRFCIRCNQSCRGFASREVRCDINPELGWEVLPLRPGSGRVTVVGGGLMGLEASRVLAIRGFRVTLLEQEDKLGGQLNWIKDPWKKEFLSLLEYYERELSRLKVEIRLGEKGSRNEGIWAVPDSTQPRFQSMSGKEILIDSNLFAYHDYAFAWSESNKVAITERSLRGLDRTRKHLLQEAYKERGIQVVEDGRGQVEIRDFRRTQPTIGMAVARGYFMALDYSP; the protein is encoded by the coding sequence AGATAAGGAACAGGGTCGTCATGTCCCCCATGATATCGAACCTTGCTACTCCACAGGGGTATCCTACAGACGAGCACATTGCCTACCTCTCTAGAAGGACATCTTCAGCTGGCCTCATAATCACGGAGTACACCTACGTAAATAAGCGTGACGCGAGGGGTTCCCCTAACGAGATGGGCCTTTACGATGACGAGCTGCTTCCCAAGTTTTCAAGGCTCACGGATGCAATCCACGGTAGGGGTTCAAAGATATTCGTCCAGTTGGTCCACGTCGGTAGGAAAACTAGGTCAAACCTAATCTGGGGGAATTCACCCATAGCTCCGTCACCTATACCCATACTAGATCCTGTGAAGGAAATGACTCAGGACGACATAAACAGGGTCATTAACGATTTCGCTAGAGCCTCTGAGAGGGCGGAAAGGGCAGGATTCGACGGTATAGAAATTCACGGCGCTCACGGATACCTAGTAGCTCAGTTCCTCTCTCCAGCTACCAATAAGAGGAAGGACAAGTACTCAGACGGAGTGGCTTTCCTGGAGGAACTGCTGACTGAAGTTAGAAGGAACGTCTCCATCCCAGTGGGTCTGAGGATAAGCGTCACGGAGTTTGATGACGAAGGACTTAACCCTGAGTTGGTGTCAAAGATAGTGGGAAGAGTCCAGAACAAGTTAGACTACGTCCATCTATCTGCTGGTAGAGATGGTCCTTTGGGAGCATCCATGCCAATGTATTGGAGGAGACCAGCGTTTTTGGAATACGCTAAGCAGTTCAAGAGACCTTCCATTCCGGTGATGTTAGCCGGTTCCATAATCACACTAAAGGAGGCTGAAGAGGCTCTCGAGGTTGCAGACGCTGTGGTCTTGGGGAGGCAATTGCTAGCAGATCCGGATTGGCTACCAAGGAGCGTTAGGGGAGAACCAGTTAGGTTCTGTATAAGGTGCAACCAGTCGTGCAGGGGGTTCGCTTCTAGGGAGGTTAGATGTGATATAAACCCAGAGTTGGGCTGGGAGGTCTTGCCGCTGAGACCAGGGTCGGGCAGGGTAACAGTCGTAGGAGGTGGCCTAATGGGACTTGAGGCGTCTAGAGTACTTGCAATAAGGGGCTTTAGGGTGACCTTACTTGAGCAAGAGGACAAGTTAGGGGGTCAACTTAACTGGATAAAGGACCCGTGGAAAAAGGAGTTTCTATCCCTATTGGAGTACTATGAGAGAGAGCTGTCCAGACTGAAGGTAGAAATACGCTTAGGCGAGAAGGGTAGCAGGAATGAGGGAATATGGGCCGTCCCTGACTCGACCCAGCCCAGGTTCCAATCTATGAGCGGAAAGGAGATCCTGATCGACTCCAACCTTTTCGCCTATCACGACTACGCCTTCGCTTGGTCCGAGAGCAATAAAGTAGCAATAACTGAGAGGAGTCTAAGGGGTCTTGACAGGACTAGAAAACACCTGTTACAAGAGGCGTACAAGGAGAGGGGTATACAGGTGGTGGAGGACGGTCGCGGACAGGTTGAGATCAGGGACTTTCGTAGGACACAGCCGACCATAGGGATGGCAGTGGCAAGGGGGTACTTCATGGCCCTTGACTATTCACCCTAA